The window GCTGTCGCTGGAGCGCGAGGACACGGCGGTGGTGTGCGGGGTGAACCTGCCCATGCTCCTGGATTTCGTCTTTCACCGCGAGCTGCCCCTCCCCGAGCTGGTGGACCGGCTGGTGAGCAAGGGCAAGTCGTCGATCACCGGCCAGTGCCGGGAAGGGGCGCATGCCGATCGTGCTGTTTCGGGTTGACGAACGCCTGATCCACGGGCAGGTGGTCGTGGGATGGGGCGGGCCCCTTCACGCCGACCGCATCGTGGTGGCCGACGACGAGATCGCCGCCAGCCCCTGGGAGCAGGAGTTGTACTGCCTGGGGGTGCCGCCCGAGATCGACGCCGTGTTCGTCACCGTCGACGAGGCCCGGCGCCGCATCCCCGAGTGGAAGGGCGGGCGCCGCGTAATCGTCCTGGTGCGCGACGTGGCCACGGCGCGCCGCGTGGCCGAGGGTGGCGCGCTGGCGGGCGAGGAGGTGAACCTGGGCGGCATCCACCACGCCGAGGGGCGCACCCGCGTGCTTCCCTACCTGCACCTGGGGCCGGGCGACGGAGATGCCCTGCGCGAAATCGCGGCCTCGGGGGCCGAGGTGTCGGCGCGAGACCTTCCGGCTTCGCGAAAGGTGATGCTCGACGAGCTGCTGGCGGGAGGCTGAACGGGCCATGGTCCCCGA is drawn from Longimicrobium sp. and contains these coding sequences:
- a CDS encoding PTS sugar transporter subunit IIB, with the translated sequence MPIVLFRVDERLIHGQVVVGWGGPLHADRIVVADDEIAASPWEQELYCLGVPPEIDAVFVTVDEARRRIPEWKGGRRVIVLVRDVATARRVAEGGALAGEEVNLGGIHHAEGRTRVLPYLHLGPGDGDALREIAASGAEVSARDLPASRKVMLDELLAGG